The bacterium genome includes a window with the following:
- a CDS encoding NifB/NifX family molybdenum-iron cluster-binding protein, producing the protein MKIAIATDDKIKIADRFGRGAGFMIIDTENGTRDYIDNSANADMGHGAGIQTSKLVAETGVEAIIGPHFGPSAFVTLQQIGIRIFYGSGEIEQAITDLEAGKLEEVAQANVPNHHGNCNYK; encoded by the coding sequence ATGAAGATTGCAATCGCAACTGACGACAAAATCAAGATCGCCGATAGATTCGGCAGAGGCGCTGGATTCATGATTATCGATACCGAAAATGGAACCCGGGATTATATCGATAATTCGGCTAACGCAGATATGGGACACGGCGCCGGAATCCAAACATCTAAACTAGTTGCGGAAACAGGCGTAGAAGCCATAATCGGACCGCATTTTGGCCCCTCTGCATTTGTTACACTACAGCAAATCGGGATAAGAATTTTTTATGGATCAGGCGAAATAGAACAAGCTATCACCGATTTAGAAGCCGGTAAGCTCGAAGAAGTTGCCCAGGCAAATGTTCCCAATCATCACGGAAACTGCAACTACAAATGA